The following proteins are co-located in the Tripterygium wilfordii isolate XIE 37 chromosome 2, ASM1340144v1, whole genome shotgun sequence genome:
- the LOC120015420 gene encoding uncharacterized protein LOC120015420: protein MDEKWKSSKSSSSKTPFFSRSFSTKSVSSKDPLLRSSSVKSPASPSKSALPRSYSQKNSSIGRKCSSLAKEQKARFYIMRRCVAMLVCWHKHGDS, encoded by the coding sequence ATGGATGAGAAGTGGAAGTCATCCAAGAGCTCATCATCAAAGACTCCATTCTTCTCTCGTAGTTTCTCAACAAAGAGCGTATCATCAAAGGATCCTCTGTTGCGAAGTTCTTCCGTCAAGAGCCCTGCTTCTCCCTCAAAGTCTGCTCTTCCCAGAAGTTATTCTCAAAAGAACTCTTCAATCGGCCGCAAGTGTAGTAGCCTTGCTAAGGAACAGAAAGCCAGGTTTTATATCATGAGAAGATGTGTTGCCATGCTTGTTTGCTGGCACAAGCATGGTGACTCTTGA